In Pseudomonas sp. MTM4, one genomic interval encodes:
- the amn gene encoding AMP nucleosidase: MTPAGEAFRVATSAEAAVDYLAELHEHATASLHQALKRYVASRSEPSAAERASFRYPELRLTYECHGEVPASTRAYAKVQAPGVYSVTVTHPAAFRSYLLDQLQPLMHDFGVKVEVGISDRNIPYPYVIEQGDELAGSGVTAAELARVFPSTDLSAATDDIADGLYDWEHADPYPLALFDGARMDFSLRRLVHYTGSDWRHVQPWILLTNYHRYVDQFIRHGLDMLRDDTRFVRMVLPGNIIIERGMEEGEAQAIIGGVLWHRYQMPAYHLIAEDGDGVTLVNIGVGPSNAKNITDHLAVLRPHCWLMIGHCGGLRQSQSIGDYVLAHAYMRRDGILDRVLPPHIPLPALAEVQQALQEAAAQVTGDKGEALKRRLRTGTVLTYDDRNWELRWAQERPLINLSRAVAVDMESGTIAAQGYRLRVPYGTLLCVSDKPLHSEIKLPGSANAFYERAVTQHLKIGIAALDLLRNQLNSLHSRKLRSFDEPPFR, encoded by the coding sequence ATGACTCCAGCAGGCGAAGCCTTTCGCGTTGCCACCAGCGCCGAAGCGGCGGTGGATTATCTTGCCGAGCTGCACGAGCACGCCACCGCTTCATTGCACCAGGCGCTGAAGCGTTACGTGGCCAGCCGCAGCGAGCCGAGTGCGGCCGAGCGTGCGTCGTTTCGCTATCCCGAACTGCGCTTGACCTACGAGTGCCACGGTGAGGTGCCGGCATCCACTCGCGCCTATGCCAAGGTGCAGGCGCCGGGCGTCTACAGCGTGACCGTGACGCATCCGGCAGCGTTTCGCAGTTACTTGCTCGATCAGCTGCAGCCGTTGATGCATGACTTTGGCGTGAAGGTGGAAGTCGGGATCAGCGACCGCAACATCCCCTATCCCTATGTGATCGAGCAGGGCGACGAGCTGGCCGGCTCCGGCGTGACCGCAGCTGAACTGGCGCGGGTATTTCCCAGCACCGATCTGTCCGCCGCCACCGATGACATCGCCGACGGGCTCTATGACTGGGAGCACGCCGATCCCTATCCGCTGGCGCTGTTCGACGGTGCGCGGATGGATTTCTCGCTGCGTCGGCTGGTGCATTACACCGGCAGCGACTGGCGGCATGTGCAGCCCTGGATACTGCTGACCAACTATCACCGTTACGTCGATCAGTTCATCCGTCACGGCCTCGACATGTTGCGCGACGACACCCGCTTCGTGCGCATGGTGCTGCCGGGCAACATCATCATCGAGCGCGGCATGGAAGAGGGTGAGGCCCAGGCGATCATCGGCGGCGTGCTCTGGCATCGCTACCAGATGCCGGCCTACCACCTGATCGCCGAGGATGGCGACGGCGTCACCCTGGTCAACATCGGCGTCGGTCCTTCGAACGCCAAGAACATCACCGATCACCTGGCTGTGCTGCGCCCCCATTGCTGGCTGATGATCGGCCACTGCGGCGGCTTGCGGCAGTCGCAATCGATCGGTGACTACGTGCTGGCCCACGCCTATATGCGTCGAGATGGCATCCTCGACCGGGTGCTGCCGCCGCACATTCCGCTGCCGGCACTGGCCGAGGTGCAGCAAGCGCTGCAGGAGGCCGCCGCGCAGGTCACCGGCGACAAGGGCGAGGCGCTGAAGCGGCGTTTGCGCACCGGCACCGTGCTGACTTACGACGACCGCAATTGGGAGCTGCGCTGGGCGCAGGAGCGGCCGTTGATCAACCTGTCGCGAGCCGTGGCGGTGGATATGGAAAGCGGCACCATCGCCGCTCAGGGCTATCGCCTGCGTGTGCCTTATGGGACGTTGCTATGCGTGTCGGACAAGCCGCTACATAGTGAAATCAAGTTGCCGGGCTCGGCCAATGCCTTCTATGAGCGCGCCGTGACCCAGCACCTGAAAATCGGCATCGCCGCGCTCGATCTGCTGCGCAACCAGCTCAACTCGCTGCACTCGCGCAAGCTGCGCAGCTTCGACGAGCCGCCGTTCCGGTAG
- a CDS encoding acyl-CoA dehydrogenase family protein, which produces MSLHQYAETHEVLNQVPPLDGANLYRLDLPLQQWVHRYHGGWAESRLDAYGALAGGPLMAAGFLANENKPVFKSHDRYGHRIDVVEFHPAYHELMRTAIAHGITSLPWTDPQPGAQVARAALMYLHNQTEAGSSCPLTMTYASVPALRLQGEVGNLWLPKILSLEYDPRNLPMEQKAGVTIGMAMTEKQGGTDVRANTTRAHPVGAGGPGQAYELVGHKWFCSAPMCDAFLTLAQTDQGLSCFLLPRHRPDGSRNQFYIQRLKNKLGNWANASSEVEYRGALAWMIGEEGRGVPTIIEMVSSTRFDCMIGSSSLMRQALTQAMHHCTHRSVGGRALIEQPLMRNVLADLALESEAALALTMRMGRAQDNRQDEQEDKFARLVTAIGKYWICKRAPEMIAEAGECLGGAGYVEETILPRLYREAPVNSIWEGSGNVQCLDVLRALSKEPGVLEVLFAELGDGHGDARLQAHIARLQTAFRDTDDIQYRARQLTEDVAVALQAKLLLEAGNAAVSDAFIASRLEGRGRVFGTLPRGLDITALLARSAPFID; this is translated from the coding sequence ATGAGCCTGCACCAGTACGCTGAAACCCACGAGGTGCTGAACCAGGTGCCGCCGCTCGATGGCGCCAACCTGTACCGCCTTGACCTACCGTTGCAGCAATGGGTGCATCGCTACCATGGCGGCTGGGCCGAGTCACGGTTGGATGCCTACGGCGCGCTGGCCGGCGGGCCGCTGATGGCGGCAGGCTTTCTGGCCAATGAGAACAAGCCGGTTTTCAAGAGCCATGACCGCTATGGTCATCGCATCGATGTGGTGGAGTTTCATCCCGCCTATCACGAGCTGATGCGCACGGCTATCGCCCATGGCATCACGTCGCTGCCCTGGACCGACCCGCAGCCCGGCGCCCAGGTGGCCCGCGCGGCGCTGATGTACCTGCACAACCAGACCGAAGCCGGCAGCAGTTGCCCACTGACCATGACTTACGCCAGCGTGCCCGCGCTGCGCCTGCAGGGAGAGGTGGGCAACCTCTGGTTGCCGAAAATCCTCAGCCTGGAATACGACCCGCGCAACCTACCGATGGAGCAGAAGGCCGGAGTCACCATCGGCATGGCGATGACTGAAAAGCAGGGCGGCACCGATGTGCGCGCCAACACCACCCGCGCCCACCCGGTTGGCGCTGGCGGCCCGGGACAGGCCTACGAGCTGGTCGGGCATAAATGGTTCTGCTCGGCGCCGATGTGCGACGCCTTTCTGACCCTGGCGCAGACCGACCAGGGCCTGTCCTGTTTTCTGCTGCCGCGCCATCGCCCCGACGGCAGCCGCAACCAGTTCTATATCCAGCGACTGAAGAACAAGCTCGGCAACTGGGCTAACGCGTCCAGTGAAGTTGAATACCGCGGCGCCCTGGCCTGGATGATCGGCGAGGAAGGGCGCGGTGTGCCGACCATCATCGAGATGGTGTCCTCGACCCGCTTCGATTGCATGATCGGCTCCAGTTCCTTGATGCGCCAAGCTCTGACCCAGGCCATGCACCATTGCACCCATCGCAGCGTCGGCGGGCGGGCACTGATCGAACAACCGCTGATGCGCAACGTGCTGGCTGACCTGGCGCTGGAAAGCGAAGCCGCGCTGGCGCTGACCATGCGCATGGGTCGTGCTCAGGACAATCGCCAGGATGAACAGGAAGACAAGTTCGCGCGTCTGGTCACTGCCATCGGCAAGTACTGGATCTGCAAGCGCGCGCCGGAAATGATCGCCGAAGCCGGCGAATGCCTGGGCGGCGCCGGTTACGTCGAGGAAACCATCCTGCCGCGGCTGTACCGCGAGGCGCCGGTCAATTCCATCTGGGAGGGCTCCGGCAACGTGCAATGCCTGGACGTGTTGCGCGCCCTGTCGAAAGAGCCGGGCGTGCTCGAAGTGCTGTTCGCCGAACTCGGCGACGGCCACGGCGATGCGCGTCTTCAGGCGCATATCGCCAGGCTGCAAACAGCCTTCCGCGACACCGACGACATCCAATACCGCGCCCGACAGCTCACCGAAGACGTAGCCGTCGCGCTGCAGGCCAAGCTGCTGCTGGAGGCCGGCAACGCGGCGGTGTCGGATGCGTTCATCGCCAGTCGACTGGAAGGACGCGGGCGGGTATTCGGCACTTTGCCGAGAGGGCTGGATATCACGGCGTTGTTGGCGAGGAGTGCGCCGTTTATTGATTGA